A section of the Acidimicrobiia bacterium genome encodes:
- a CDS encoding SRPBCC family protein, with the protein MPTNRIDIDAPPEKVWRVLIDPTRYAQWVVGTRRIRDVDPSWPARRARFHHALGLPALELHDTTSIVDMDAPRRLELEVRFRPAGLARVVLSLRRLEGDRTRLTMREDSVRSPVPIVRPPVVEPVLAVRNWWSLRRLARIVALTGGAVNRNGIGSALARGALAGTAGKAALDTATYLDMLVRGRPRSDMPSEMAGRFASRAGLDNAFDPDTAQGGARRESLGALLGTATGVGVGVAYAVVTRGRGFARIPFAGLTLAAGAMVAGNASAVVEGLTHPSDWGVVGWLSDVVPHLAFGFATAAVFDALTPRS; encoded by the coding sequence ATGCCGACGAACCGGATCGACATCGACGCGCCGCCCGAGAAGGTGTGGCGCGTGCTGATCGATCCGACTCGGTACGCACAGTGGGTCGTCGGGACACGGCGGATCCGCGACGTCGATCCGTCGTGGCCGGCCCGTCGCGCGCGTTTCCACCACGCGCTTGGTCTCCCCGCGCTCGAGCTGCACGACACGACGTCGATCGTCGACATGGACGCTCCGCGGCGTCTCGAGCTCGAGGTCCGGTTCCGGCCCGCCGGCCTCGCGCGTGTCGTGCTGTCTTTGCGACGGCTCGAGGGCGACCGAACCCGGCTGACGATGCGCGAGGACTCGGTCCGGAGCCCCGTGCCGATCGTCCGGCCGCCCGTCGTCGAGCCGGTGCTCGCCGTGCGCAACTGGTGGTCGCTGCGCCGTCTCGCGCGCATCGTCGCGCTGACAGGAGGAGCCGTGAACCGAAACGGCATCGGCTCGGCGCTCGCGCGCGGCGCGCTGGCGGGCACCGCGGGGAAGGCGGCGCTCGACACGGCGACGTATCTCGACATGCTCGTGCGCGGCCGGCCGAGGAGCGACATGCCGTCGGAGATGGCGGGCCGGTTCGCGTCCCGCGCCGGGCTGGACAACGCATTCGACCCCGACACTGCACAAGGCGGCGCGCGACGTGAGTCGCTCGGCGCGCTGCTCGGCACGGCGACGGGCGTCGGTGTCGGCGTCGCGTACGCGGTCGTGACGCGCGGTCGCGGCTTCGCGCGGATCCCGTTCGCCGGCCTCACGCTCGCTGCGGGTGCGATGGTCGCGGGCAACGCGAGTGCTGTCGTGGAAGGGCTGACGCACCCGAGCGACTGGGGTGTGGTCGGGTGGCTGTCCGACGTCGTCCCGCACCTCGCGTTCGGCTTCGCGACGGCTGCCGTGTTCGACGCGCTGACGCCGAGGAGCTGA